A window from Mya arenaria isolate MELC-2E11 chromosome 9, ASM2691426v1 encodes these proteins:
- the LOC128203278 gene encoding zinc finger protein 91-like — protein sequence MDSHHGFIVQNPSPFQPKPGLLDSGYKHKFPMLHPYSQPDNRMSPQDSRDSQSDSLMCQLDSRNSQSERRIDPHDSRDSQSVPRMRQIDGRNDLPDSKTNPYRSEESQVDFQAKSPNDNFQRNSVDKSQHEERDVEVRTNLFESFKSDSFDPGSRERGDDIRRQSDDNDKKSQNSISVKEQQSDSRRKQKWNYEKMPDFGKEEKSEAGKSSVNKSNVVKGVGNLTLVKEKGKKSVSSDNGLVTDNIKVEKHKVDVMAVNDVDTNDMDETEIVDLGHKAETVALETNQRRVGLEHLEEGNRELKKHCGGNIKFTPDNFNMSKVTLISEQKFLYQGRAYRLPYPTQAELTCQVCDKVVRNIKELMEHAFSHTKLFQCWRCEDTYKSYTERDVFRSHLKSCSAIPQGFKEKIIRSLSHRPIASSKVMPQHVIEDGVGAALKKNTRQSGNSANNEIKANTESYGQGTVGRSGNDELEPTKLSHIPVWLPKENLFSCRKCCKKFKLRIHLKKHFCDENRNVGINSSKTIDAPCSSRRMNVQNSSDKIDVSHSGNVEDAKVILGESLKRKSDPCKEVMEAGIAEKRTKLDKDEDEVSGTNKKYPYKELKEMAIGKTTCPICFRICKNRCTLLLHIVSHTDEEPFQCSLCEFRSKVVLTVHKHQAGKHDGQGYVKELGNQARERLSDGKKKVSGQYSYKELLALVEHTENVCPVCTYTSPQKSNMQRHIVVHTNERPFKCRKCSKGYPFRENLRRHFRICSIGTKVAMKSGFGRYKPSGTDNKTGIKSKKSNISKEDKERNNRSRRYHSKNRPSELDAYFDVKDGVYYCTKCKKAFRHRRYVVDHYNKVHLKEAKLMCKTCKRRFFSTEDFDKHYQEMLKEHQTMHVVMKLVPKVKDLKTKSSPDVQKTKITSEITDNKSQRIEKAGQAASRLHIAELKTNESKSDDQDMSADGYLKTREEVKVEVEQAITISKEERIAFIRCNICAKKFSGKRMLEIHLVEEHSNMNTHSCPICGKKFSFIDCLENHSRYNHFT from the coding sequence ATGGACAGTCATCACGGCTTCATCGTGCAAAACCCTAGCCCATTTCAACCTAAACCAGGTCTTCTTGACTCtggatataaacataaatttccCATGTTGCATCCATACAGCCAACCTGACAACAGAATGAGTCCTCAAGATTCCAGAGATAGCCAGTCAGATTCACTGATGTGTCAACTAGATTCTAGGAATAGCCAATCTGAAAGGAGGATTGATCCACATGATTCTAGGGATAGCCAATCAGTTCCTAGAATGCGCCAGATTGATGGTAGAAACGATTTGCCTGACTCAAAGACTAATCCATATCGTTCTGAAGAAAGTCAGGTTGACTTTCAGGCCAAAAGTCCAAATGATAACTTTCAGCGTAACAGTGTTGATAAAAGCCAACATGAGGAAAGGGATGTAGAAGTTCGTACCAAtttgtttgaaagttttaaatcaGATAGTTTTGATCCTGGTTCCAGAGAAAGAGGTGATGATATTAGAAGACAGTCTGATGACAATGACAAGAAATCACAGAATTCAATTAGTGTAAAAGAACAACAATCAGACTCTAGAAGAAAACAGAAATGGAACTATGAGAAAATGCCAGATTTTGGTAAGGAAGAAAAGTCTGAAGCCGGAAAGTCTAGTGTGAATAAATCCAATGTAGTAAAAGGTGTGGGTAATCTAACTCTGGTGAAAGAAAAGGGGAAGAAAAGTGTAAGTTCAGACAATGGTTTGGTTACTGACAATATAAAAGTAGAAAAACATAAAGTTGATGTAATGGCAGTGAATGAtgttgatactaatgatatgGATGAAACTGAAATAGTTGATCTTGGCCATAAAGCTGAAACTGTGGCCTTGGAAACCAATCAAAGAAGAGTTGGGTTAGAACATTTAGAGGAAGGAAATAGAGAGCTTAAAAAACACTGTGGTGGAAATATAAAATTTACCCCAGACAATTTTAATATGTCTAAAGTCACACTTATCAGTGAGCAAAAGTTTCTATACCAAGGAAGAGCTTATAGACTGCCCTACCCTACACAAGCAGAACTGACTTGTCAGGTATGTGACAAGGTTGTGAGGAATATAAAAGAACTTATGGAACATGCTTTTTCTCATACAAAGCTGTTTCAATGTTGGCGATGTGAAGACACCTACAAGAGTTATACAGAGAGGGATGTATTTCGCTCACATCTCAAATCATGTTCTGCAATACCCCAgggatttaaagaaaaaattaTAAGATCACTATCTCATAGACCCATTGCCTCAAGCAAGGTGATGCCACAGCATGTGATAGAAGATGGAGTAGGTGCTGCTTTGAAAAAGAACACAAGGCAATCTGGAAATAGTGCCAACAATGAGATAAAAGCAAATACAGAATCATATGGGCAAGGAACAGTTGGTAGGAGTGGAAACGATGAACTAGAGCCAACAAAACTGTCTCATATTCCAGTGTGGTTGCcgaaagaaaatttattttcatgtagAAAATGTTGCAAGAAGTTTAAGTTACGCATACATCTGAAGAAACACTTCTGTGATGAAAATAGAAATGTTGGGATAAATAGTAGCAAAACAATTGATGCACCATGTAGTAGCAGAAGAATGAATGTGCAAAATAGTAGCGATAAAATAGATGTGTCACATAGTGGCAATGTAGAAGATGCAAAAGTGATTTTGGGTGAATCTTTGAAAAGAAAGTCAGACCCATGTAAAGAAGTTATGGAAGCTGGTATTGCAGAAAAGAGAACAAAGTtggataaggatgaagatgaggtgTCCGGAACCAACAAGAAATATCCATACAAAGAGCTTAAAGAAATGGCTATCGGTAAAACAACATGCCCTATTTGTTTCAGAATTTGTAAAAATAGATGCACTCTTTTACTTCATATTGTTTCACACACTGACGAAGAACCATTTCAATGTAGCCTTTGTGAGTTTAGGTCCAAAGTTGTATTAACAGTTCACAAGCATCAAGCAGGAAAGCATGATGGTCAGGGATATGTGAAAGAACTAGGAAACCAAGCAAGAGAAAGACTTTCAGATGGGAAAAAGAAAGTTTCTGGACAATACTCTTATAAGGAGTTACTTGCATTAGTTGAACATACTGAAAATGTATGCCCTGTTTGCACTTATACGAGTCCTCAAAAATCTAACATGCAAAGACACATAGTTGTCCATACAAATGAGAGGCCATTCAAATGTCGGAAGTGCAGTAAAGGTTACCCGTTTCGTGAAAACTTGCGTCGCCATTTCCGAATCTGCTCTATTGGAACAAAAGTTGCTATGAAGTCAGGTTTCGGAAGATACAAGCCTTCGGGTACAGACAACAAAACGGGAATTAAAAGTAAGAAGAGCAACATTAGCAAAGAAGACAAAGAGCGAAATAATAGAAGTAGAAGATATCATAGCAAGAATAGACCAAGTGAGCTTGACGCCTATTTTGATGTTAAGGATGGAGTATATTattgtacaaaatgtaaaaaggcCTTCAGGCATAGACGTTACGTTGTTGATCATTACAATAAAGTGCATTTAAAAGAAGCAAAACTCATGTGCAAGACGTGTAAACGTAGGTTCTTCAGTACAGaagattttgataaacattatcAGGAAATGTTGAAAGAGCATCAAACAATGCATGTGGTGATGAAGTTGGTGCCTAAAGTCAAAGACTTGAAGACTAAATCAAGCCCTGATGTAcaaaaaacaaagataacaagTGAAATCACTGATAACAAGAGCCAAAGGATAGAAAAGGCTGGTCAGGCAGCATCAAGGTTACATATAGCTGAATTAAAGACCAATGAAAGTAAGAGTGATGA